GCTGCGCCTTTACCACGCAAGGCTGAGACCACCGCACAGCCGgcctccccaccatggccgccCTCCGCCTCCCCACCATGGCCGCTTTGCCCGTCGTCAACAGGTTGGCCACCCCCCgcctccccaccatggccgccTCGCCCGTCCTCCTCGGGTTGGCCACCCCCCgcctccccaccatggccgccTCGCCCGTCCTCCTCGGGTTGGCCGCCCCCCgcctccccaccatggccgccTCGCCCATGGCCCTCGTCCACCTCTCCCACCTCCATGCGCCGCCGCTGGGtgcctcgcccgcgccgccgcggggTGTCGCGCTAGGTTTAGGTCTCGGGAGGAGAAGGGGAATCGGGGGGAGATGGGGGAATCGGGGGCAGAAGGGAGGgttcatttttcttctttttttagcgTGCTATAAACCAGGGGTAAATATGACCTTTCCTGTCATAGTTGACGGTGTTAACGGCAAAGAACGACGGAAGTGTCGTGGAAGGAAGAAAATAAAGTTATGGTGTCAAAGAAGGAAAAAATAAATTTTCAGGAAAAATTATTTTTTCCTTCTTTGACACCATAACTTTATTTTCTTCCTTCCACGACACTTCCGTCGTTCTTTGCCGTTAACACCGTCAACTATGACAGGAAAGGTCGTATTTACCCCTGGTTTATAGCAcgctaaaaaaaagaagaaaaacgaaCCCTCCCTTCTGCCCCCGATTCCCCCATCTCCCCTCGATTCCCCTTCTTCTCCCTAGACCTAAACCTAGTGTGACACCCcacggcggcgcgggcgaggcACCCAGCGGCGGCGCATGGAGGTGGGCGAGGTGGACGAGGGCCATGGGCGAggcggccatggtggggaggcGGGGGCGTCCAACCCGAGGAGGACGGGCGAGGCAACCATGGTGGGGAGGCGGGGGGTGGCCAACCCGAGGAGGATGGGCGAggcggccatggtggggaggcGGGGGGCGGCCAACCTGTTGACGACGGGCAAAGCGGCCATGGTGGGGAGGCGGAGggcggccatggtggggaggcCGGCTGTGCGGTGGTCTCAGCCTTGCGTGGTAAAGGCGCAGCACCAGAGCAAGGCCAAGTATCACCGAAGGATACGGCTACATCGGCTTCTCTAGATGGGTGAGTGATCTCTTCTTTAAATTTGACAGATTACTTAGAGATGGCCTTGAAGATTAATTAGAGATGGATCCCAAATGCAACATATTTGCTGCACCTCTCTTCTAGATTTGTCGAAATGCAACAGATTACTTAGGAGTTTCATTTGGTTTTTACAGGATGGATCAAAATTCGACTTATGTGCTGAAAATCAGTTTGCTTGGCAACCCAAAAAAGGCTAGAAAGGATATCAAATGCTTCTAAATTGATAAGGTTATTGATTCCGACTTAACAAATTATAAGGACTTGGTTGAATCAATCATAGAGCAGTACTCGCCTCGTTATTTGGAAATTGCACATGTTCAGTACTATGATGATTTCATTAAAATCTACCCTGAAGTAACATCTGACCAAGAATTGATGTTGATGTTTGAGATACACTCTAAGACAAAGGGTGTGCACATGTTTGTTGCATATTGTGATCCATCGGAACCATATGAGCCTATAACGGAGTGGCATAGTGATGCGCATAGCCAACCTAACAACAtagaacaagatgatgatgattATCTTCGCAACCCAGTACCTGAGAAGGAGCATGTTGGTGTTGATGAGGAAAATATTTATTTAGAGGATGAACCTGTACCACTTATCATGGTTCCTTGTTCCAATAAAGAAAAGGACAAAGACTATGTTCCTGATCATGAGAGCGAGGCTGAGAGCAAGGTTGAGAGCGAGGATGGGAGCGAGGATGAGAGCATGTCAGAGGTTGAAGTAGAGGAAGATGAGGAATATCACGAGGCAGATCATGCACCACACATTGAATATAATAAATTAGATCCTCCAATGAACGAAGGAAGAAAATATCCCAATATGGCAGAGTTTAAATTGGCGCTTTCTCAACATGCAATCAAACATGAATTTGAGTTCGACACCGAAAAGAGTGCACCACATAGGTTCAGAGCTTATTGTTCAAGAAGGGATGAAGATAAGTGTCCATGGAGGATATATGCTTCTACAATGGAAGATGAGTGCACAGTAATGGTAATTTTCTAACTTTACTCATGTGTGCTTAATTTGTGGTCATGGTCTTTACTCTAGTACTAATTTTCTATGTTCATCTTTTGTAGGTGAGAAAGAACCCTTGTGGTCATGATTGCTCTagtacaaaaagaaaaaagaagttgAAGAATGCAAACAAGCGGTGGATATGTGAGCACGTGAAGGACTGGCTAATTGAGGATGCAACTCTAGGACCAAAGGCATTGCTAAAGAGGCTGAAAGAGCATCATGGAATCGACATCAACTCTAAGAGAGTCTATATGGGTAAGTTGCTAGCCTTGAAGGAACTATATGGTGATTGGGGTACAAGCTTTGATAATCTGTATAGTTTCAAGGCACAAATTGAAAGTTGCTGCCCCGGTAGCATAGTGATCATTGATCATCACACAATAAAAGATAAAATCAGATTTAAAAGAATTTTCGTTGCTTTGAAGCCTTGCATCGATGGGTTCCTTAATGGCTGCAGGCCATACTTGGCAGTAGATAGCACCTTCTTGACAGGCAGGTTCAAGGGGCAGCTGGCTAGTGCTACCGCCGTTGATGGCCATAGTTGGATGTATCCAGTTTGTATGGGTGTTTTTGATTCTGAAACTAATGAGAATTGGATCTGGTTCATGCAAATGGTTAAACAAGCCATAGGATCCCCGAGGGGTTTAACCATATGCACCGACGCTGGGCAACCAGTGATGACAAGTGTAAAAGAAGTGTTCCCAGAGGCTAAACATAGGGAATGTATGTTTCACTTGGTGTCCAACTTCAAGAAGAAGTTTCATGGAAAGGTGTTTGATGACCACCTTTGGGCTGCTGCTTACTCATGGAACCcatatatatttgaaaaaaattgggCTGCAATGGACCTAGCAAAGCCAACGGCAACTGCATATCTTAGGAGGTGGCACACTAGGTTGTGGTCTAGGAGTCAGTTCTCAACAATTTCCAAGGTGGATTATGTTACAAACAACTTGGCTGAGTGCTTCAATAATTGGATTAAGCATCACAAGTCCTTGAACTTGGACGACTTCTTTGATAAGGTTAGGCAGATGATTATAATCATGTGGAACCGAAGGAGGAAAGTAGCAAGGAAGTTGGTTGGGTTGATTCTTCCCCACATAATTAAGAAGTTGAATGAAAAGACTAGAGAATTAAACTTGGAGGTGGTAGAAAGCTCAGAAGAAGTCGCTGAAGTGACAGCATTGGGAGGCAACGGCTTTAGGTTTGTGGTCAACTTGCTTGACAGGACATGTTCTTGTAGACAATGGCAAGTTTCTGGCCTTCCTTGCAAGCATGGTCTAGCATTTATCACATCTCTTATCAATGCACACATACAGAATTATATGGACTTGTATTACTCCATTGACAAATTTAGAGCAGCCTATGACCAACTAATTCCTACCATGGTTGACAAGAACCAATGGCCTAAATCTGACCATGGATTCTTCATGTTTCCACCGCTACTAAAATCCACGGCGGGTAGGCATAAAACTGAGAGGTATAAAGGCTGCagtgagaagaaaagaaaaagaggccaaCACTTATGCCCTATTTGTAAGGACTATGGGCATCATTGGCATAAATGCAAGAAGGGTAACCCAGATGACATTGCTGCTATTTTAGCTGTGAGGTAATAAATTTAATTGTGTAACTTGCTTCGCTTGCATTTTTTTGTAAGCAGCCATACATGTTAACTACTTTTTTGTTGCTCATGTAGAGGACCACCAAAGAAGAGGGCAAAGACCACCAAAGCATCAATTGTGCCTTGCGAGGATGATGCTCCAGCAGCCTCTATGTGCTTTCCGCCAAGGTTAGCCACTTTATACTCATGCTCATAATTATATGAAATCTATGTTTGAATTCTAAGTAACTTATTACCATAGCCAAAGCTTGGAACCTACAACTACGAAAAAGAGAAAACATGATAACTCAATTACTGGAGCATGAAAAAGGTAAGAACTAGTTCTGAATTTTGTAGTAGATTAGATGAAAGCTTGGTTTTGTATTCTAATTGCATTTTTCTCACTATAGCCAAATGTTGGAGAAAACAACTAAGGAAAAAGGGAAAGGGAGTAAATCTGGATCCGGAGTAGCAAAAAGGTAACTTATGGTTGTTTCCGAAATTTATGTTATCTTATGCATTGTTCTATTGTTAACCTGGGCtactatatgtgatgtatgatgtGTTGCCATGAATGTGTATGTGTAGATCAACAACTTAGCCCATTTGTGTGGCCAACAAGAAAGCATCTGTTGCTTTGAAATTACATGCCAAAAGAAAAAGCAAAGAGGTTGCTGATAAGTTGCCACACCTTCCCATGGTGCCACATGACAGCCCTGCAATGGGCACACAAAGCAAGAAAATGAATCCTTCCAGCCCTGCAATGAGCACACGAAGCAAAAGGAGACTTAGCTTGTGATTCTCATTGGATCCCTTTCTATATAATGATTCATTTTGGAAACTTTTGAGCTGTCTATGTAATCTATATGTGAACCTGGGCTTTTGTACGTGCTATATGTGACCTTCATGTGTTGTATTTGACATGATGTGAACCTGGACTATTATATGTGAACTCTATGTGAACCTgaatgtgtgtagaggactaaataTGTGGACTGTTTGCGTATATGTGAACCTGGACCAAGTTTCTATGAACTTTTAGTTTGCATACATGTGAATCTGCTCCAAGTATATTATAATTTGTGCATATATGAACTGTACAGGGGATATATAATCAAAATACAAGGGAGGTTCTGTCCAATTATCCAATTAAAATTAAAGATGTGCTAAATAGCAGATTTGGTTTCATTTGGTAATGTATTCAAGACAAACAGATCACATCACCATTGCTTTTGACTTCCAGTTCACAATTTTGGTCACAAACTACACCAAGGGTAAAAAGGACTTTTGATGTCAGATTTAACGGTGTTAGTTGCCAAAACTGACGGAAATGTCATATAGGGAACAAACTGAAATTTGAGTGCCAGAGCAGGAAGAATTTTTTACTAGGACCAAAAAGGGAACCAaaatttaagaaagggccaaataagtaATTCTCTCAAAAGGGAACCAaaatttaagaaagggccaaataaggaattctctcaatttagatacccgaaagtaagtactatagtagcatgttccacgcatctcctagtgattcaagcgctagtttcatcaataccatttagcatgcttgctaattatcagtttgattgacctatattccttgtaaagtggttgtggcaggaacaagggaatgattactgtggatactacatttgcgagtccatccgccacacgacctgtgagcggggctactctgacaaacaatatgaagtgcgtaaataataatattcacaattttattttattatcatcatttgtgatcagtttcatttattcatatatatgtattgacccccttcttcaaattagatatttcggatgcgggatgaactactaccaccagatcgtatgcgagcaattcaagaggaattggcggcattattttttgaccacgtgatcgctaaagacggagaataccatgtggacccttaGTTTGTTTGGAATTAGAAGATTATATTGTgagagataattatattgtatatatgtagccagtagcgtcgaatagatatacgagaacttgttgttcgaccaatctctcagagaaggagaggtggtcgatatcacttctctctgtatgcatatatgttcatgacgatcttctgtttccttcatttgcttactagctagctagagtgTCTAGTCCTCTGTAGACgtatatatatagtacgtagcgtcgaccaagcacggagataagagaggacaattctctctattaattagctagctaacacaaacACCTAAATTAATCACCCAAAaccccctaccccccccccccttcaaaacaAAAACCAAAAACACCAGGCActaaaatgctgacgcgtggaagccttttggtcccgatttatgtcaccaaccgggacaaaaggcccccatgcctgggctgcccgcagcggccacgtggatgcccatctgtcccggttcgtgtaagaaccgggactaaaggtgggatgcattagtaacgaccttttagtcccggttcaagaaccgggactaaaggcccttacgaatgccctgttttctactagtgtaatcgGTCGAAGCGGTGCGGTGCTGCGTCGCTCGGTTTTGTTTTCACCGTATAATTTATTCGTTGTCGCATGCAGTGTAAATATACATCGTTGCATGTAGTGCAACCGTGCGACCTGATCAATATACTCCGTTGCATGCAGTGTACGAGTgcaacacactactaggaaaagggctacaaataaaatggacactaatggcgcacctttcatgtggtgcaccactactatatagcagtggcgcaccatgtgcaggtgcgccattagtgtggaagacactaatggcacaccaggcacacggtgcgccactagtaacaattttttttccaaacatactaatagCGCATCatggcacggtgcgccattactagtgctaactagtaatggcgcaccggccacaCAGTGCACCACTACtgttgtttttttattcttttttgcaaaactactaatggtgcaccgtagcatagtgtgccattactagtttaaactagtaatggcgcactatgccacggtgcgctattagaatatatatatatatatatatatatatatatatatatatatatatatatatatatatatatatatatatatatatatatatatatatttgcaaaacttctaatggcgcaccagcagcatggcgcatttgtaggtggtgcgccattaataacctgggaccaacaagatattttggacagcccacctacccactcactttccccacttcattctccacctcctcctccaagcttgtctcggctgcgtcctcctcctcacctcatttgcaccatagatttatccaaattaagtggttaaattacctttttctgataggtaagtaaggggggaagctatctttatgttgctctccctctccaacaacgtgcacatgcactttttgtggcctagccagatttatgtatgttcgtggtgttgcatatgtttgtggtgttgcatatatgtttgtgtttgcaggtaccggtatttgaaatgcgatagttgccaatattttgccggaatgttgattcatttccgtttcagcgagaattttggcactatgcattctttttcgtcctatttttagggaaagtcatgccaaattttttcttggtctaaaatatcgttttgctctaccccgcaggcgaccatggtccgcacgatgaccgaaggcatcgtgaataggtttttgagctctgcgaaggccgagatgcttcaaaagaacgagacagagataagatgttcgcgtcgaagatgcaagctgaagagccttattgcggacccggattccgggcaggtgcgggaccacctgctcttgcgtggtttcatggatggctatcggtggctagttgatgaagatgactatgaagtcgtccttGGGGGCCGgtcaagaaatgaggaagggcagaaagacaaccaccgcggctcgggcgggcgagaagacgaagaatctccaggacatgatcacgatggtgatgctgtacacagtcatcatgtagaagatgccggacatgacgatgaggaagatgtcggagcagacgaagggcatgatcatggaGATGAAGATGCcgacggagcagacgacgatggaccattgatgggctgggtgcaggaccctcatattcaagagctgcttctcaagcagacggataacgcaagagctgccgcccgagagaaagccaagctggatcaactagagatagacgcggttactccattgtatgaaggatgcaggcccgaggatacccgcggggaagtaacgctcatggctctggagatgaaggtaaaacacaaaatgaccgaggcatgcttcgacgagaacatgtcattctggcacgaacgtcttcccaaggggaacaagtgcccgaccagtttcgaggaggcgaagaaaatcgtatgtcctctggatttaccgcacgtgaaataccatgtgtgcatgaacaattgcatcatttatcgggatgagcacgcggagtctaccatatgtccggtgtgcggcgtcactcgatacaagaagaggaagaaagctcctcgaaaagtggtgtggtactttccgatcactcctcgtctgcagtggtatttcgcggaccctaaggtagcaaagctcctgcgttggcaggccgatagggaggagaagaagcgagaagatgacgcaaatgatccagagataaataaaaaagacaagacgctgagtcacccaaaggatgcgagccagtggcaagcgttgaacttcgaacatcTAGAATTTGGGAAGaatccaaggaacattgtgctaggtgcgagcaccgatggagtcaatccgtttggcagccagataagcacacatagcacctggcctgtgtttgtgtggatgtacaaccttcccccctggttgtgcatgaagaggaagtacattcacatgagtatgctaattgaagggccgaaacaaccagcgaacgacatcaatctgtatctggggctgctgaaagaggagctagacacgttgtggaaaacgccagccaatacgtgggacgccgcagagaaagaatatttccctatgagagccgcacttctcaggacggtgcacgactatctcggttacggatatctcgcggggcaggtggtccacggattttctggatgcgtcaggtgcatggatgacacaacgtatcgccagctagatagagatcccgggtcttcgaaaaccgtgttcatgggacatcgaaggtggcttcgcgacgatgacccgtggaggaaacgcaaggatctgttggatggtgaaaccgaaccccgaagacgcccgcgtacgaggagcggcgaggaaatagaccagctgttgaaaaattggaaagattgcccactgccgggaaaaaagcaaaaggcgccagagccgggaaagaagcgaaaggcgccagagccgctgctgaaggtatggaaaacgaggtatgttttctgggacttaccgtactggaagatccaccatgtgcctcacagccttgatgtcatgcatatcatgaagaacgtgtgcgagagtctgcttggtaccctgctcaacctgccagagaggaccaaagatgggccgaaagcaagggcagacttgaaatcaatgggcatcagggaggagcttcacgctaatgatgatgatgatgataggcgaagcaggacacggaaagtcatcgcaaaggaaaaaaggccaagaagaccggaaatgactaccctcccgcatgcttcactctgaGTCAGGAGGatatcgagcagtttttcacctgcgtcgtaggagtaaaacttccttacggttacgcggggaagataagaagatacctagacccagcgaagcagaagttcagtgggatgaagtctcacgactttcacgtgatgatgacgcagatacttccagttgcaatccgtgggatcatggacgcgcatgtccgtgaaacgctatttggcctatgcaactttttcgacgtcatctctcggaagtcggttggcgtgaggcaactcagaaggctacaggaagagatcgtggtgatactatgcgagcttgagatgtacttcccgcccgcattcttcgacgttatggtacATCTGccggtccatatcgtggaggatatcatccaactcgggccgacgttcctgcacagcatgatgccgttcgaaaggatgaatggtgtcatcaaaggatatgttcgcaacatgtcacgtccagagggaagcatagtcaggggctttctgaccgaagagtgcatctcctactgcatgaattatctaggcatcgaggaccCCATTGGTccgcccgtcaacaggcacctcggcaggctcgctggatggggtcactgtgagggtcgccgcgaaatgcatgtcgacttcgagggtcgactcgccgactttgaaatagcaaacctagtcgcgctacaacacatagacgtggtcgatccttgggtggtagagcacaaaacctttattgagaagacgtacaatgaccaaggctaacagaggacggacggagatataatcaa
Above is a window of Triticum aestivum cultivar Chinese Spring chromosome 6B, IWGSC CS RefSeq v2.1, whole genome shotgun sequence DNA encoding:
- the LOC123133198 gene encoding uncharacterized protein, with translation MLMFEIHSKTKGVHMFVAYCDPSEPYEPITEWHSDAHSQPNNIEQDDDDYLRNPVPEKEHVGVDEENIYLEDEPVPLIMVPCSNKEKDKDYVPDHESEAESKVESEDGSEDESMSEVEVEEDEEYHEADHAPHIEYNKLDPPMNEGRKYPNMAEFKLALSQHAIKHEFEFDTEKSAPHRFRAYCSRRDEDKCPWRIYASTMEDECTVMVRKNPCGHDCSSTKRKKKLKNANKRWICEHVKDWLIEDATLGPKALLKRLKEHHGIDINSKRVYMGKLLALKELYGDWGTSFDNLYSFKAQIESCCPGSIVIIDHHTIKDKIRFKRIFVALKPCIDGFLNGCRPYLAVDSTFLTGRFKGQLASATAVDGHSWMYPVCMGVFDSETNENWIWFMQMVKQAIGSPRGLTICTDAGQPVMTSVKEVFPEAKHRECMFHLVSNFKKKFHGKVFDDHLWAAAYSWNPYIFEKNWAAMDLAKPTATAYLRRWHTRLWSRSQFSTISKVDYVTNNLAECFNNWIKHHKSLNLDDFFDKVRQMIIIMWNRRRKVARKLVGLILPHIIKKLNEKTRELNLEVVESSEEVAEVTALGGNGFRFVVNLLDRTCSCRQWQVSGLPCKHGLAFITSLINAHIQNYMDLYYSIDKFRAAYDQLIPTMVDKNQWPKSDHGFFMFPPLLKSTAGRHKTERYKGCSEKKRKRGQHLCPICKDYGHHWHKCKKGNPDDIAAILAVRGPPKKRAKTTKASIVPCEDDAPAASMCFPPSQSLEPTTTKKRKHDNSITGA